DNA sequence from the Chryseobacterium indicum genome:
AGAAAGATGAAAACGGTGAGTTGCAGTATGAAATTTTCCGTGAGAAGCAGGAACCGGAAGATGTACTGAAACTTTTGGGTTACAAATAAATATTTAAACACAGACAACACAAATTTTTGCACTAAAAACACAAGTAATAATTGTGAAATTTATTCGTGGAATTAGTGTTTAATAAAACAAAAGCTCTCAGATGTTGAGAGCTTTTTCTATTTAAAAATATTTTGAAATCTTATCTAGTTCCAGTTCTGCATAATCCGAAACCACAATATTTGCCAACGTATAATCCTGATTTTTAGAATGCGGACTTCTGTACGCAGCACAGAAAATATTTGCCCGATACGATGCTAAAATTCCATTCGTGGAATCTTCAATCACCATACAGTTTTCTACAGGTTCATTCGCTATTTCTGCGGCAAGAAGAAAAACTTCAGGATGAGGTTTGGATTCCTTCAGATCGGCTCCGCTTATCTTTCCTCCAAAATATTGTTCAAGCTCAAATTTTTCAAAAACCATGTTGATGGTTGTCATCGTTGCGGAAGAAGCGAGAATCAGTCTGATCCCGTTGTTGTAATAATGCTGTATCAGTTCTCTTACGCCTGAAATCAGGTCAAACTCTTCATCATTATAAAAGTATTCCTTAAAATAATCTCTTTTGGTTTTTGCAATTTCTTCGTACGTCTGTTTTAAATTAAATTCCTGAATCAGAGTTTCGCAGACTCTTTTGGTAGAAGCTCCGGTAAAAGAAGTGTATAACTCTTCCGGAACATCGATTCCAAGATCATTAAAAGTTTTAAAATAGGCTTTTCTGTGCAGAGGTTCCGTATCCACAA
Encoded proteins:
- a CDS encoding HAD family hydrolase, which encodes MPLKAVLFDMDGVIVDTEPLHRKAYFKTFNDLGIDVPEELYTSFTGASTKRVCETLIQEFNLKQTYEEIAKTKRDYFKEYFYNDEEFDLISGVRELIQHYYNNGIRLILASSATMTTINMVFEKFELEQYFGGKISGADLKESKPHPEVFLLAAEIANEPVENCMVIEDSTNGILASYRANIFCAAYRSPHSKNQDYTLANIVVSDYAELELDKISKYF